GGAGAAGGCTACGGCGCCGACCACGCGTTCAACATCGCCGCCGACACGCTCGAACGCAACGTCCTCGAACTGAAGGGACTCATCGCCGACGAACAGTACCGGGGCCAGCTCCTCCGGAAGCTCGGCGAACTATAACGTTTCCTCGCCCGCGGCCAGTCCCTCGCCGGTGATGCGGAACGTCGCCGTCTCGCCGGCGGGTTTCGACCGATGTTTCTCCAGCGTCGCTCGCCGATTCCCGCCCCGGAAGCGATCCAGCCGCAGGACCGTCCCCGTCCAGTGTTCGAGCGTGTGACCCCCGAGCGCCCGCGACCGGTCGCCCTCGGGGTCGGTGAACACCTGATTCGTCACCACCGCCGCGAGGTCGTGTTTCCGGGCGAGCGAGAGGAGATGCGTCACCTGCCGTCCCACCCGACGGAGCGTCTCGCCCTCGTCGTCGTCGTGGCGTTCGAGCCGGTAAAAGCCCGTCGCGCTGTCGAGGACGATCAACTCCGCCCGCGGCGCGAAGTCGGCGGCGTCGCGGACCGCCTCCTCCTGTTCGGCGAAGTCGTGGGCCTCGCTGACGACGATCCG
This window of the Haloplanus rubicundus genome carries:
- the radB gene encoding DNA repair and recombination protein RadB → MPESEPVPTGCPPLDDLLGGGFERGTVTQVYGPPAAGKTNLALSAAVQAAVGGGTAVYIDTEGLSVDRFRQLSAAASDGEDLDAITSRIVVSEAHDFAEQEEAVRDAADFAPRAELIVLDSATGFYRLERHDDDEGETLRRVGRQVTHLLSLARKHDLAAVVTNQVFTDPEGDRSRALGGHTLEHWTGTVLRLDRFRGGNRRATLEKHRSKPAGETATFRITGEGLAAGEETL